In Drosophila simulans strain w501 chromosome 3R, Prin_Dsim_3.1, whole genome shotgun sequence, a single window of DNA contains:
- the LOC6726754 gene encoding ubiquitin-conjugating enzyme E2-17 kDa encodes MSTPARRRLMRDFKRLQEDPPTGVSGAPTDNNIMIWNAVIFGPHDTPFEDGTFKLTIEFTEEYPNKPPTVRFVSKVFHPNVYADGGICLDILQNRWSPTYDVSAILTSIQSLLSDPNPNSPANSTAAQLYKENRREYEKRVKACVEQSFID; translated from the exons ACTTCAAGAGGATCCACCTACGGGTGTCTCGGGTGCGCCAACagataataatattatgataTGGAATGCTGTGATTTTTGGTCCACACGACACACCCTTCGAAGACGGAACCTTTAAGTTAACCATAGAATTTACGGAAGAGTATCCAAACAAACCGCCAACGGTTCGATTCGTATCGAAAGTATTTCATCCCAATGTGTACGCAGATGGTGGAATATGCTTGGACATATTGCAGAATCGCTGGAGTCCCACGTACGATGTGTCAGCCATATTAACATCTATACAG TCACTGCTGAGCGATCCCAATCCCAACTCACCGGCTAACTCCACCGCCGCCCAGCTGTATAAAGAAAATCGGCGCGAGTACGAGAAGCGTGTGAAAGCCTGCGTCGAGCAGAGTTTCATCGATTAG